The Candidatus Brocadia sp. genome contains the following window.
GGACGATTCAGGAGTTGCTGGGTCACAGGAATCTTCAAACCACCATGATTTATACCCACGTTGCCTCGAAGAATATATTAGGGGTCAGAAGTCCGCTGGATGCATAAATTTCTTGATGATTCGCCACAGAGGGCGCAGAGAACACACGGAGAAATAAGGAAATGGTGGATTTCCATTAGATTGGGTTTTAAACGGCAAAACCCAACGACTTATTTACCCACCCCTACATCCCCTCCCGAGAGGGGACTTTTTCAATTCCCCTCTTGAGAGGGGCAGGGGTGTGTTACGGTTAAAAAAAACGGTGGAATACCTCCTCTTCATCGTTCGGCCGAGCCCACGCCGAAGGCTCAGGATGTAGCGCCGTTCATGGTGAGCCCTTCGATAAACTCAGGACATGCCTGTCGAGCCATCGAGACGAAGAATCACGACGAAGTCATCTGCTAGCGAAGGAGAAATCGGAAGAGTCTCAATTCTATATCATCCCTTTATTCCCTCCTTGCGAAGACAATGTCATTGGATTACGATAATGTGTCGCCCTTTCAGGGCTAAAAATATTATCAAATCTTTATCCCAGGGCTGTCGCCCTGGGCTATATTCTTTCAGCCCTTCGGGCTTTGCTTCGAAGAGAAAATCTCTTTGCTTAATTCAATGACATCGCCTTGCGAAGGAGGAACAAGGAAGATGTTTATTTTACCCCACTCCTTAGTCCCTTTGTGTAGGGGACTAAGGGGTGGTTATAAGTTCTGAAATAGATTCTTGGTTGAGACTTGCCATACTGACAAAATATCATTATAGTAATACAAAGAACAAATAATAAAATTTTCTATGGCGATTTCTAAAACATTTTTTAAAGAGGCTGGTTTGAATGAGTAATCAACCGAATAAGATCATCTATTCCATGCTCAAGGTAAGCAAATATTATGACAAGAAGCCCGTATTGAAGGATATTTCCCTTTCGTATTTTTATGGCGCCAAGATCGGCGTGCTGGGCTTGAATGGGTCGGGAAAAAGCTCTCTCCTGCGCATTCTTGCTGGAGTGGATACGGACTTTAACGGACAGGCAACCCTTTCCCCAGGCTACACGGTTGGATTTTTAGAACAGGAACCGTTTCTGGACGAAACAAAAACGGTACGTGAAATTGTGGAACAAGGGGTTCAGGAACTGGTTGACCTCCACAATGAGTACAACCAGATCAATGAACGATTTGCCGAACCGATGTCGGATGACGACATGAATAAGCTGATAGAACGGCAGGGGGAGGTACAGGAAAAGATTGACTCGCTTGGCGCATGGGATCTGGACGCCCGCCTGGAAATGGCAATGGACGCCTTGCGTTGCCCCGAAGGGAACACGCCGGTAAAGGTATTGTCCGGAGGCGAGCGACGCCGTGTGGCGCTTTGCCGGTTATTATTGCAAAAACCTGACATTTTGCTGTTAGACGAACCGACGAACCACCTTGACGCCGAATCGGTTGCCTGGCTGGAGCACCATTTGCAAAATTATGAGGGCACGGTGATCGCGGTAACCCATGATCGCTATTTTCTCGATAATGTAGCCGGCTGGATATTGGAACTGGACAGGGGGTATGGAATTCCCTGGAAGGGGAATTATTCGTCGTGGCTTGAGCAAAAGCAAAAGAGGCTGCAGCAGGAAGAAAAGCAGGAGACGGAACGGCAAAAGACCCTAAAGCGCGAGCTGGAATGGATCAGGATGACACCAAAGGGCAGACACGCAAAATCGAAGGCACGTATTAACTCGTATGAATCACTTCTTGAACAACAGACTGAAAACCGTATAAAGGATTTGGAAATCTACATCCCGCCAGGCCCGAGGCTGGGTAATTTGGTCGTTGAAGCAGACAAGGTAACCAAGGCATACGGAGACCGTATTTTGGTAGAGGAAATGACGTTTTCCCTGCCACGTGGAGGAATTGTCGGAATCATTGGTCCCAACGGTGCCGGAAAAACCACGCTATTCCGCATGATTACCGGTCAGGAAAAACCGGATACCGGTACTATCCGGGTGGGTGAGTCGGTTAAGCTTGCATACGTTGATCAAAGCCGGGAAACCCTCGAACCCAATAAAACCATCTGGGAGATAATTTCAGGGGGGAAGGATAGTATCCGACTTGGCAGCAGGGAGGTCAATTCCCGCGCCTATGTGGCGCGTTTTAATTTTTCCGGGATAGACCAGCAAAAGCCGGTGAAAACATTATCAGGTGGAGAACGGAACAGGGTGCATCTTGCCTGTATCCTGAAAGAAGGCGCCAATGTGCTGCTGCTGGACGAACCCACAAATGATCTCGACGTAAATACCATGCGGGCTTTGGAAGATGCCCTGGAAAATTTCTCCGGTTGTGTCCTGACGATCAGCCATGACCGCTGGTTTCTCGACCGAATCGCCACCCACATCCTTGCCTTCGAGGGCGATAGTAAAACCTTCTGGTTTGAAGGGAACTATTCCGAATATGAGGCGGATAGGAAAAAACGTCTTGGCATTACAGAAGACCAGCCCCACCGCATCAAATACCGGCATTTGACCAGGGCTTAACGTTGTGTTGAGGAACTAAAAACCTAAAGAAAAAAGCTATCCGCCCACTATGCGGGTGGATGGCAGAAATAATAATCCAGAGAACGTATAGACAAGACATCCCAAATAAAGAAAAAACTCAACACCATTCAACAAACAGGAAGAGGAGCAGTTATTTATTTTTCATATCACTTGTAGACGATCAGCAGGTCTCTCGCCTCGACACAGTCTCTTTTTTTAACCAATACCTGACCAATCTCACCGTCATGTTCAGCATAAATAGTCGCTTCCATCTTCATGGCCTCCATGATCAGAAGCGGATCATTTTTGGCAACTTTCTGACCAACTGTAACTTTCACATTAACAATCATGCCTGGCATGGGTGCGCCGACGTGTTTGATGTTTCCTTCTTCCGCCTGAGGACGTTTGGTTACTGAAGCAGCCACCTTGCGGTTGGCAATAACTACCTCACGGGGTTGACCGTTCAGTTCAAAGAAAACGGTACAGTTCCCTTCCGCATTTACCGGGCTTATGGCTACCAGTTTGAAAATCAGGGTCTTTCCTTCTTCGATGTCAATGGCAACTTCTTCGTTCATGGGCAGGCCATAAAAAAATACATCCGTGGGAATGACAGAAACATCGTCGTATTTCTTTCTGTGCTCAGCGTACTTAATGAAGACATCCGGATACATCAAGTAGGACATGAGTTCTTCGTTGGTGATGGATCTGGAGATCCGATCCCCAACACCTTTTTTGATCTCGTCAAGATTCACAGGCGGCAGATTAGCGCCGGGTCTTTCAGTGAAAGCAGGCGCCCCGCGCAAAATTCTATATTGTACATCTTTAGGAAAACCTCCGGTCGGCTGGCCGAGACGGCCTTCAAAGAATTCTATAACAGATGTGGGAAAAGAGATTTCCTTGTTATTGTTGACGATATCCTGGGCCTTAATGTCATTTGTCACCAGAAAAAGAGTAAGATCACCAACAACCTTCGAGGATGGGGTAACTTTCACAATGTCTCCGAAAAGCTGGTTGACATCCGCATAAACATCGGTGATTTCATGCCAGCGATGTGCAAGACCCATAGAATGTGCCTGCTGGAAAAGGTTGGTAAATTGGCCGCCAGGGATCTCGTGATGGTATACCTCGGCGGTGCTTGACTTTTGAATGGATTCAAATGGTGCATAATATTCTCTGACCACTTCCCAGTAGTCCGAGAGTAATCCAAGGGCCTTGAAGTCCATACGGGTGTCGCGTTTGTGGAAACGCATCATCTCCACCAGGGTATTCAGGTTCGGTTGCGATGTCAGTCCGGAGAGAGGCCCCAGTGCGACGTCCACAATATCTACACCAGCCTCTGCGGCCTTGATGAGGGTGGCGATCTGACCACCTGATGTGTCATGGGTGTGAAGATGTATAGGGATCTTTAGCTCTGATTTCAGGGCACTCACCAGTTCATATGCAGCATAAGGTTTCAAAAGGCCGGCCATATCCTTGATTGCCAGGATATGAGCGCCATGGCCTTCCAGTTCTTTTGCCATTTTTACATAATAGTCCAGCGTGTATTTGGTCCGCTTGGGATCCAAAATATCTCCGGTGTAACATATGGCGGCTTCACAGAGGGCCTTGGTTTCCAGAACGGCATCCATTGCCACTTTCATGTTTGTGACCCAGTTAAGAGAGTCAAAGACGCGGAATATATCTATACCGCTTTCTGCTGCCTGTTTTATGAATGCCTTGACGACATTATCCGGGTAGTTGGTATAACCAACGCCATTAGATGCCCTGAGCAGCATCTGGAAGAGCATATTTGGCGCCAGTTTTCGCATGAAGCGCAGGCGTTCCCACGGACACTCCATGAGAAATCTCATAGCGGTATCAAAGGTTGCTCCACCCCACATTTCCAGAGAGAAGAAATCGGCATGGTTCCTGGAGTAGATCTCGGCTATTTTCAGCATATCTATGGTTCTCATACGGGTAGCCAGCAGAGACTGATGTGCATCGCGGAAAGACGTATCCGTCAGCAGCAGTTTTTTCTCCTGGAGGATGTGCTGAATGAATTCTTCCGGTCCCATTTCCAGGAGAAGATCACGGCTGCCCTTGGGTCTGGGATTTTTACGGTCAATAGCAGGAACCGGCGCTTTACGGCGGCATATGGACTTAGGCATTTCCTTAATCAGTGAATGACCATTGACCAGAATGTCTCCCATGAAACGCATGATGAGGGTAGCACGGTCCCTGCGTCGTGGAAAGTGAAAGAGACTCGGATTTTCGTCAATGAAACGCGTAGTACATTTACCTTCCAGGAAATCTTTGTGGTTAATCAGATTAATGAGAAACGGAATATTGGTTTTTACACCACGGATCCTGAATTCATCCAATGCCCTATCCATACGATGTGCTGTTTCTTCAAAACAGGTTCCAAAAGCCGTAACCTTCACGAGCATAGAGTCATAGTAAGGAGTTACGAGAGCGCCGGAGAAAGCCGTTCCGGCGTCAAGACGGATACCCATGCCACCGGCAGAACGGTAATGCTGGATGCGGCCGTAGTCGGGAACAAACCCGTTGGAAGGGTCCTCTGTGGTAATCCGGCACTGGAAGGCAATACTGTTGATATGAATTGCCTCCTGGTTCGGTATGCGGATTTCCGGTGAATTGAGAGGAAACCCTTCACTAATTAAGATCTGTCTCTTCACCAGATCGAAACCGGTAATTGTTTCGGTGACGGTGTGTTCTACCTGAATTCTGGGATTAATTTCTATGAAATAATACTTATCGGTTTCAGTATCGAGGAGAAATTCCACGGTACCGGCATTATCATAATTTACAGATTTACATATTCTTACGGCTGCGCCACAGATACTCTGCCTGATACTTTCGTCAAGATTCTGCGCCGGGGCAATCTCAACAACTTTCTGATGTCGCCTTTGAAGAGAACAGTCTCGTTCAAACAGGTGTACAATATTATTGTACTTGTCACCAAGAATCTGCACCTCAATATGGCGTGCTTTTTCGACATATTTTTCAATGAAACATTCGTCAGAACCAAAGGCTGTCTGGGCTTCGCGTTGTGCTTCATTCAGGCGATGGCTCAATTCTAACTCGCTGCGAACCACACGCATACCGCGACCGCCACCGCCATGGGCAGCCTTGATAATAACCGGATATCCCAGTTTGCTGCAAAGAGATTTGGCCTCATCCAGGCTTTTAATGGGGTGATTACACCCGGAAAGTATGGGAACCTGCGCTTTCCCGGCAATTCCTCTGGCCGAGGTTTTATCGCCAAGCATACGGAGGATTTCAGGACGGGGACCGACAAAGGTAATGCCTGCCTTTTCACAAGCATGGGCAAAGTTTGCATTCTCCGAGAGAAACCCATAACCCGGATGTATGGCATCCACTTCCTTGTCTTTGGCCAGATGAATGATTCCATCGATATCCAAATAAGCCTTGACCGGATCTTTACCTTTACCAATCTGATAAGCTTCGTCTGCTTTAAATCTATGAAGTGCAAAGCGGTCTTCGTGGGAATATATTGCCACGGTCCTTATACCAATTTCATGCGCTGCCCGGCAGACCCGTATCGCTATTTCACCACGGTTAGCAACGAGAAGCTTTTTAAATTTCCTGATTTCCATAAAAAACCTTTAAATAGAGTTTATTGAAAAAATTCATTTTATCCCAGGGTGTCATTTGAGAACATCCTCTTTACCATCTGAAATATCATATAATATCATATCAATTTTTGTATGTAAATCGGTATGTTGATGATTTGGCAAATGGTATCTTTCTGAATACTATTTTCAGAAAAAGCGGGAATGAAAGACGGCGGATATCATTATCAAAATCTCAAATTCCAAAATTCAAATATCAATGTTCAAACAAATCATTACCGCTTTGTTTGAATTTTGGGCTTTGTAATTGGGATTTATTCGGTATTTGGGTGTTGTTATTTGGTATTTATTGGCAGAGGAAATCTATGAATATGTTTATTCGAGTCTTTACGGACTTTTTGCTGATTGTATAAGAGCCAATAGGGGCTGTCCAAAAAGTTTCTATTTGGATACTGCCCTTAAGGAGGATTAATCCGCGAATACTGCAAACTCTATTCTTGTGTCATATGTTTACATTTCGGGCATTCCATTTCCCACATTGCCAGTGTTTTACTCTTTATGGGCCTTGCGCGTTCCATTTTGCACTTGGGGCATTTATTAACCATTGTAGCAGCTTTTAACTCTTCAGAAGCCTTTTTGCACATCACGCATGCCATGACATCTTTTCCACACTTATCGCAATGATGAACTGCGAGTTCTCCTATCTCGTTTTTGCAGCCTGGGCAAACCATCGGCATTTTTGCAAGCGTCCTTCCCTTCTCAGGACTTAAACGTACTTCTTTGCATGTGGGGCACATGGGAAGTTCCACAGTTTTATGTTCGGGGGCAAGAGCCTTTTCACTATGCTTGTGTGTCTCTTCCTCTGCATAGGTAAAATTGCTCATCCCTGTCGCCAGGCTAACCGACACAACCGCGGCCGCAACTATCCCAATAAATTTCTTGTTCAACATATCCAGTACTCCTTTCATTATAAAAATCTATATGTGAAATAATATTTGAACTGTGTAAAAGTACACCCCTTCCTTACTGACAAATTCTTTGGCCTATTTCTCTTTTTCTTTCAGGTATTTTGAAGGATCTTTTTTAAATGTTTCTTCACACATTTTAGAACAGAAATAATACGCTTTGCCATCATGTTCCAGTTTAATCGCTTTGTCTTTATTCACTTCCATACCGCATACATGATCTTTTGCAGTGTCTTTTTTTCTCAGATGCTATTATAGTAGTATTTAATGGATAACTTGAGATGGGCGCTGAAAAACTTAAGGCTATGAATAAACATGCAATGCGTTTCATTTTATTCCTCCTGGATAAAATTCAAAAACATAATTGTGTTTAGGATTCCAACACTGCTGATAATCATTATGGCGAACGATCACCTCCTCTACTGATATCAAAAGTGTCTTTTTAAGGTAACTTAAAAGGATTAGGTTACATTTTAGGCAGCTTTTATAACAGTAGTGGCAAGGCACGCCTTGCCACTACATGGTTGGTTTGAAATTCCTAAACGTAAATTTAGGAATATTTTTATACTTTTTCCCTTTTAAAACATTTAATTAACTCCATGATGACAAAAGTAAGAGAAGAGAATCCAAAGACTATAATCCAATCCTCTAATCCCAAAGGTACTACTTTAAAGACAGCTTCGGAATAAGGGATATAGACAATGGCTGCCTGCATGACCAATGAGAGTCCAGTTGCCAATAGAAGCTTCTTATTGGTAAAAACACCAATTTGAAATAATGAACGTCTTGCACTTCTGCAGTTAAAAGAGTGAAATAATTGGGAAATAACCATCACACAGAAGGCAACCGTTCTTGCCCGATCAAGATCGCCAAATAATTCGCCACCTAAACAACATGGTATCAATTCATTGAGGAACCAATAATATAAATAGCCAGGTTCCTCACTGCTTGTATAGTAAAAGATAAACAAATAAGCCAAAAGAGTGCTGATGGCGATAAGAAGACCTTGAAATACTGTCAATGTACCAAGATTTTTATCGATGATTTGCTCTGTGGACCGCCTCGCTGGCCTTTTCATGATATCTGGGTCTACCGTGTCAACACCTAGTGCTAATGCCGGTAAACCATCTGTTGCAATATTGATCCACAGTATTTGTATCGGGAATAACGGCAGGGGGAGGTTGAATATTGAGGCAAAGAGCATCGTCAAAATCTCACCGGCGTTACACGAAAGCAGGTAGTGGATCGATTTCTTTATATTGTCGTAAATGCCTCTTCCTTCTTCAACGGCTGCTACGATTGATGCAAAGTTGTCGTCTGTTATGACCATATCAGAGGCCTCTTTCGTAACATCGGTACCCGTAATGCCCATGGATACGCCGATATCTGCCTCCTTTACAGCCGGGGCATCGTTTACACCATCACCCGTCATGGCCACAACGGCACCCTGTTTCTTCCATGCCTTTACTATCCTGAGCTTGTGTTCAGCAGAAACTCGGGCATATACAGCTATCTTTGATAGCTCTTTTTCTAAAGCATCTTCAGAAAGTGCGTCCAATTCTACTCCATCAACTGCCTTTGAATTGTTTCGTAAAAATCCCAGCTCTTCTCCAACTGCCCTTGCCGTATTTTTATGGTCCCCGGTGATCATCACAGTCGTTATACCTCCCGCATGACAAGCAGCAACCGCATCCTTGACCTCTGGTCTGGGTGGGTCAATCATGCCCAATAATCCCAGAAAAATCATGTCCTTTTCTATCGTATCAGGGTCTGGATCAGGAAGAGTGTCACGGTCGAGAGGCTTAAATGCCGTACCGAGCACGCGCAGAGCAGACCCTGCCATATTGTTGTTTTCATTCAAGATGAGCTGGATATCATCTTTTGTAAGGTCTCTTATTATCCCTTCACTATAGATCTTTGTGCAATCCTTCAGGATGATGTCTGGTGCACCTTTTTCACAAACGAGCAAATCATAAGGTGTTCGCCTGACAGTGGACATCTTCTTCCGTTCCGAATCAAAGGGAATCTCCGTAAGGAGTGGAAATTTCTTCCCTAGCGCTTCCTTCCAAATACCCGCCTTCGCTGCAGCGCTCAAAATAGCGCCTTCGGTAGGATCGCCGATAACCTTCCACGCATTATTATCTTTTTTAAGGTAAGCATTATTACATAAAACACCTACGCCGAGGATAAACTTCACTATTCGATAATCGATTTCTGAAAGAGATATACCATTGATAGTAAAATTCCCCTCTGGGGCATAACCTGTTCCTGAAATATCAATGGTTTTGCCGTTGACAAATACCTTTCTTACGGTCATTTCGTTTTGTGTAAGGGTCCCTGTCTTGTCTGAGCAAATAACTGTTGCGCATCCAAGGGTTTCCACCGATGGTAATTTTCGAATCAATACGTGTCGTTTTACCATGCGTTGTACACCAAGTGCCAAAGCAATAGTAACTATGGCCGGTAATCCTTCCGGAATTGCAGCTACGGCAAGGCTTACAGATATAAGAAATGCCTCCAATAACGGATCTTTTCTCCACAACTCTAAAAAGAATACGATTGCTACAATTCCTAAACACAGATAGACCAACTTTTTTCCAAATACCTCGAGCTTACGCTGTAGTGGGGTCTCTTCTTTCCCAGCTTCCTGGATCAGACCCGCAATCTTACCCAGTTCGGTTTGCATTCCCGTTGCTATAATAATACATGTCCCTTTACCACCCGTTACTGAAGTCCCCATAAATACCATATTTTTTCTATCGCCAATAGGTAAAGAGGGATTGTGAAGTGGTTCGGTCGATTTGCTGACAGGCGTTGATTCCCCTGTGAGAGAGGCTTCCTGGGTATTCAGGCTAAAGGAAGAACATAATCTGCCATCAGCAGGAACATAATCTCCGGCCTCGAGCAGCACCATATCCCCCGGTACTATTCCCCGGGAAGGGATCGTATATATTTCATCATCCCGAAGTACCCTTGAAAAAGGCGCGGACATTTTTTGTAAGGCTGCAAGGGACTTTTCGGCGCGATATTCCTGAATAAACCCGATGATGGCGTTAATGATAACTATAGCTATTATAGCAAGCGCATCGACCCATTCACCCATAAACCCAGAGACTACGGCGGCTGCAATCAGCACCCAGACAATGAAGTCATTAAATTGCCCCAAAAAGAGCCATAGGGGGAATACCCCTTCTTTTTCCTCTAATTGGTTGTATCCATATTTCTTGAGCCGATTATCTGCTTCTGCATGGCTAAGCCCGGTATTCGGATTTGTATCTAACCTCCTTATTACCTCATCAGCTGGCATCGTATGCCAGGATGCACCGATCATTTTGTCTATCATAGTGGAACCCTTAAAAACATTTTTAAACTATTCCGATTGCTCGATTATATTTGTAGGATCGGTTGGCAATGAAAGTTTGTTGCCTTCCGCTTACTGCCAACTACTTACTACGCCTTTTTTGTTTGGACTATGTCACTTTATTATCAATCAGAAACACTGCAACGCAAATCTTGTCTGTGGCTCATACAAGGATGGTTTTCAAGTGTTTCATATACATGAGCGCACTGCTTACTCTCTGTATACAAACTTTTTAAACACACTTCAAGCGACTTTTCCATTACATTATACCTCCTGGAGGACAATAATGCACACGATTCTATGTATCCCTCCGGGTTAATATGAATAAAACCCTTTCCTGCCTCCCTGCAACTATCCATAAGCTCTTCATCTCCTGGGAAATGAATGAGATAGGTATTTGCTCTTTTTTTCAAATGCAAAAACCATTCTCGAAATGAGGATATCTGTTCCGATGATAAACATAATCCCAGATTAGGCGTT
Protein-coding sequences here:
- the ettA gene encoding energy-dependent translational throttle protein EttA, encoding MSNQPNKIIYSMLKVSKYYDKKPVLKDISLSYFYGAKIGVLGLNGSGKSSLLRILAGVDTDFNGQATLSPGYTVGFLEQEPFLDETKTVREIVEQGVQELVDLHNEYNQINERFAEPMSDDDMNKLIERQGEVQEKIDSLGAWDLDARLEMAMDALRCPEGNTPVKVLSGGERRRVALCRLLLQKPDILLLDEPTNHLDAESVAWLEHHLQNYEGTVIAVTHDRYFLDNVAGWILELDRGYGIPWKGNYSSWLEQKQKRLQQEEKQETERQKTLKRELEWIRMTPKGRHAKSKARINSYESLLEQQTENRIKDLEIYIPPGPRLGNLVVEADKVTKAYGDRILVEEMTFSLPRGGIVGIIGPNGAGKTTLFRMITGQEKPDTGTIRVGESVKLAYVDQSRETLEPNKTIWEIISGGKDSIRLGSREVNSRAYVARFNFSGIDQQKPVKTLSGGERNRVHLACILKEGANVLLLDEPTNDLDVNTMRALEDALENFSGCVLTISHDRWFLDRIATHILAFEGDSKTFWFEGNYSEYEADRKKRLGITEDQPHRIKYRHLTRA
- a CDS encoding pyruvate carboxylase; protein product: MRKFKKLLVANRGEIAIRVCRAAHEIGIRTVAIYSHEDRFALHRFKADEAYQIGKGKDPVKAYLDIDGIIHLAKDKEVDAIHPGYGFLSENANFAHACEKAGITFVGPRPEILRMLGDKTSARGIAGKAQVPILSGCNHPIKSLDEAKSLCSKLGYPVIIKAAHGGGGRGMRVVRSELELSHRLNEAQREAQTAFGSDECFIEKYVEKARHIEVQILGDKYNNIVHLFERDCSLQRRHQKVVEIAPAQNLDESIRQSICGAAVRICKSVNYDNAGTVEFLLDTETDKYYFIEINPRIQVEHTVTETITGFDLVKRQILISEGFPLNSPEIRIPNQEAIHINSIAFQCRITTEDPSNGFVPDYGRIQHYRSAGGMGIRLDAGTAFSGALVTPYYDSMLVKVTAFGTCFEETAHRMDRALDEFRIRGVKTNIPFLINLINHKDFLEGKCTTRFIDENPSLFHFPRRRDRATLIMRFMGDILVNGHSLIKEMPKSICRRKAPVPAIDRKNPRPKGSRDLLLEMGPEEFIQHILQEKKLLLTDTSFRDAHQSLLATRMRTIDMLKIAEIYSRNHADFFSLEMWGGATFDTAMRFLMECPWERLRFMRKLAPNMLFQMLLRASNGVGYTNYPDNVVKAFIKQAAESGIDIFRVFDSLNWVTNMKVAMDAVLETKALCEAAICYTGDILDPKRTKYTLDYYVKMAKELEGHGAHILAIKDMAGLLKPYAAYELVSALKSELKIPIHLHTHDTSGGQIATLIKAAEAGVDIVDVALGPLSGLTSQPNLNTLVEMMRFHKRDTRMDFKALGLLSDYWEVVREYYAPFESIQKSSTAEVYHHEIPGGQFTNLFQQAHSMGLAHRWHEITDVYADVNQLFGDIVKVTPSSKVVGDLTLFLVTNDIKAQDIVNNNKEISFPTSVIEFFEGRLGQPTGGFPKDVQYRILRGAPAFTERPGANLPPVNLDEIKKGVGDRISRSITNEELMSYLMYPDVFIKYAEHRKKYDDVSVIPTDVFFYGLPMNEEVAIDIEEGKTLIFKLVAISPVNAEGNCTVFFELNGQPREVVIANRKVAASVTKRPQAEEGNIKHVGAPMPGMIVNVKVTVGQKVAKNDPLLIMEAMKMEATIYAEHDGEIGQVLVKKRDCVEARDLLIVYK
- a CDS encoding YHS domain-containing protein; protein product: MEVNKDKAIKLEHDGKAYYFCSKMCEETFKKDPSKYLKEKEK
- a CDS encoding cation-translocating P-type ATPase, translating into MIDKMIGASWHTMPADEVIRRLDTNPNTGLSHAEADNRLKKYGYNQLEEKEGVFPLWLFLGQFNDFIVWVLIAAAVVSGFMGEWVDALAIIAIVIINAIIGFIQEYRAEKSLAALQKMSAPFSRVLRDDEIYTIPSRGIVPGDMVLLEAGDYVPADGRLCSSFSLNTQEASLTGESTPVSKSTEPLHNPSLPIGDRKNMVFMGTSVTGGKGTCIIIATGMQTELGKIAGLIQEAGKEETPLQRKLEVFGKKLVYLCLGIVAIVFFLELWRKDPLLEAFLISVSLAVAAIPEGLPAIVTIALALGVQRMVKRHVLIRKLPSVETLGCATVICSDKTGTLTQNEMTVRKVFVNGKTIDISGTGYAPEGNFTINGISLSEIDYRIVKFILGVGVLCNNAYLKKDNNAWKVIGDPTEGAILSAAAKAGIWKEALGKKFPLLTEIPFDSERKKMSTVRRTPYDLLVCEKGAPDIILKDCTKIYSEGIIRDLTKDDIQLILNENNNMAGSALRVLGTAFKPLDRDTLPDPDPDTIEKDMIFLGLLGMIDPPRPEVKDAVAACHAGGITTVMITGDHKNTARAVGEELGFLRNNSKAVDGVELDALSEDALEKELSKIAVYARVSAEHKLRIVKAWKKQGAVVAMTGDGVNDAPAVKEADIGVSMGITGTDVTKEASDMVITDDNFASIVAAVEEGRGIYDNIKKSIHYLLSCNAGEILTMLFASIFNLPLPLFPIQILWINIATDGLPALALGVDTVDPDIMKRPARRSTEQIIDKNLGTLTVFQGLLIAISTLLAYLFIFYYTSSEEPGYLYYWFLNELIPCCLGGELFGDLDRARTVAFCVMVISQLFHSFNCRSARRSLFQIGVFTNKKLLLATGLSLVMQAAIVYIPYSEAVFKVVPLGLEDWIIVFGFSSLTFVIMELIKCFKREKV